Genomic window (Oryza sativa Japonica Group chromosome 3, ASM3414082v1):
CCACACACATGGCTGTACGGCAGGCTGTCCATCCCAACGGGCCTTGCCAGCGCGCACGCCTCGTGCCACCCGCCTCCTGCCAAAAAACAATCTGGTTGCCCCCGTTTCGGCCGGAGCTGGACGCGCACGcagaaaaatcgcaaaaatcTCGCCTTAAAGGCCTAAAACCCCCGCAAAGCCAAGCCCCCCGTGCCTGAGCCGTCCGATCAGATCGTCGCCCCGGCACCGCACCGCGCGGCACGCCCACGCACGCACGCTCCGCCCAAAAATCCTACGCTCTCATCCTCCCTATATCACGGCGCCCCCCTAAATCGCACGCCGCCTCCTGTTCATTTTCCCCTCTTCCCCCGCTCCGCTCTCGTCTCCGCTCTGCTCTGGTCTGCTCTGCTGCGAGGGTGGGTGTTGCTTGTACCGGgcggggatggaggcggcgacgatggcgtggacggcggcgggggtggggatGGCGCTGGTGTACTGGTTCGTGTGGGTGATGGGAGCGGCGGAGGTGAAGGGGAAGCGGGCGGTGGATCTCAAGATGGGATCCATCACGAACGACAAGGTGAAGGACAAGTACACGCAGTACTGGTCGTTCTTCCGCCGCCCCAAGGAGACGGCGACCACCGAGGCCTCCGCCGAGAAGGTGCCGGCCTTCGTCGACACCTTCTACAACCTCGTCACCGACATCTACGAGTGGGGTTGGGGTCAGTCGTTCCACttctccccttccctccccggCCGCTCCCACCGCGAGGCCACGCGCGTCCACGAGGAGCgcgtcgccgacctcctccaggCCAAGCCGGGACACCGCCTCCTCGACgtcggctgcggcgtcggcgggcccatgcgcgccatcgccgcccacTCCGGCTCCAACGTCGTCGGCATCACCATCAACGAGTACCAGGTGAACCGCGCCCGCGCGCACAACCGCAAGGCCGGCCTCGACTCCCGCTGCGAGGTCGTCTGCGGTAACTTCCTCTCCATGCCGTTCTCCGACGCCTCCTTCGACGGCGCCTACTCCATCGAGGCCACCTGCCACGCGCCCAGGCTGCAGGACGTCTACGGCGAGGTCTTCCGCGTGCTCAAGCCGGGCGGCCTCTACGTCTCCTACGAGTGGGTCACCACCTCCCTCTACCGCGCCGACAACCCGGAGCACGTCGAGGCCATCCACGGCATCGAGCGCGGCGACGCGCTCCCGGGTCTCCGCCGCCAGGACGAGATCGCGTCCATCGCCAAGGAGGTCGGATTCGAGGTGCTCAAGGAGCTCGACCTCGCCCTCCCGCCCGCTCTCCCATGGTGGACTCGCCTCAAGATGGGGCGCATCGCATACTGGCGCAACTCCCTCGTCGTCCGCGTGCTCACCATGCTCCGGATTGCACCCAAGGGCGTCTGCGAGGTGCACGAGATGCTCTACGAGACCGCGCAGCACCTCACCCGCGGCGGCGAGACCGGCATCTTCACGCCGATGCACATGGTGCTCCTCCGCAAGCCCGTCGAGAGCAAATAGTGCAACAAAGTCATCGACGACAACAACAACACCTACCTTCATTCACTCACCAGCGGAAGAAACAGAgggaaaacaacaaaaaaaatctcgcAGATCAGCAGCTGAGGTAAGAAGAGCAGACTACCTACCTGGTGAGGAGGAGAGGTTGAAGAAGAGAGTGCCTTAAAATTAAGTTAAATTTGATCGTTTAGAGGAGAAATAAGGATGATGTTTATTGTTACTCTTTCTTGTTCGTAGCTAATTTTGCTTTCAATTTTTTTGGTGGAGGATTTTGGGTTGGAAAGACAAGGTCGGGATCTCTTTTAaagtttgtttttcttttcttttccctcttgATCGGTGGATCGATCTACTATCAGTATCAGTAATCAGCCATGCCATGTTTTGTCGAGCTCACAACATTGGAATCTCCCGCTAGGGAATCAATTTTCAACTGTAATTTGCCCCGCTTTCTGCGGTGAGATTTGCAGGTGCGCAATATGTAATTCACCATTTTCATTGCTCATCGCTCCAGTGCAAGAAAAAGGTTGGAAACGACAAACATTCTGACCCACCCTTTCTCGTTTATACTACAGTAGActaccttcatttttttttacctagcCATGACACCGGTTAAGACGACCACTAATCAGTTCAGTAGAGGTAGATTAGTCACTAGTATTTGGCTGCATTCCATTACTTTAACCGCGTACTTACCTTTTCATTCTTCAAAAGTAAAGGGTATAGTACAAAGTGGCAAAGCATAGTATAGGAGATAAACATGTCTGGCATTGAGATCGGATCTGGAATTTTTTAACTGAGCCCGATCGATTcagtgaaaagaaaaggagaaatgaGTCAGGTCAGGCGATGGGACAAGCCGGGCGGGCACGTGAGTGCATCACGGAGTCCGAGCCGAGCCACCATTTCTTTGCATCTCCTCCCTCcatttcttttccctttttttccttcGGTTATTTTTAAGCAGCCAAGTATGGGAGGGTGTAAAGCTGACACCTGCCTGGCGTTTGCTTTTGCTGCGTGCGCGCGTGGCCCCTcttcgctgccgctgctgcacACTGGCGCGCGGCCACTACAGTGTCCTGGGAAAATATCCGTTGGAGCTCGCCAATGGCAGGTGGGCCCTCCCGTGTCAGTGTCGTGCAGGATCGGTCTCTGTCAGAGTGGGACCACTACTTGTCCGATTTCTGTATCCACATGAGAatgcatttttcttttcaatcggTATTGGAGTAATTGAGACTTCAGAATTTTGAATGGTAGAGTTGAGAACCCTGCTGGGAACGCCGGAATATTCCGATTCGCTCCTGAATTGCGCTGTTATTCCAACAGTTCGTGATAGGGTGTCAATTATAAACGCCACGGATTGTCAGGCCGGCAGCTTGTAGGATCTTTATAGTACGAATCAATCATAAAAATCTTTTCAAATTTCGACGTTTTAAAGGTGGCCGAAATTCGGAGAATAGACGGGAATTGCTTTTTTAGATAGTGATCAACAGGATTAGACGGAGGTGGACGGGCGTCATGTGATCAACAGGAGCATAGAGCGGTGTCGATTGAAACGAATGGCAAGCAGAAAGGAGGCAGTTTCCTGCGTTCAGTTGCCAGAAGAAGAGCTTAATTATTGGAGTATCACTGGATTCTGATCTACACAGCGGTGAATCACATGGTTGTGtgctgctgcctgcctgcctgcctgcctgttTAAGGAGTGTaacgagagggagagaaggaatATTTGCGTCTTCACATTGGAATATTTATGTGTTTAATGATCTTCAGGATTTGGGTCATTTGCAGCACTAAAAAGTACGCAGCAGCGAGATGGAGAATTGGAGATGGTCCAAGGCTGCGCCCTGCTCTGGATCTCGCCTGGCTGCGCCCTC
Coding sequences:
- the LOC4331540 gene encoding 24-methylenesterol C-methyltransferase 2; its protein translation is MEAATMAWTAAGVGMALVYWFVWVMGAAEVKGKRAVDLKMGSITNDKVKDKYTQYWSFFRRPKETATTEASAEKVPAFVDTFYNLVTDIYEWGWGQSFHFSPSLPGRSHREATRVHEERVADLLQAKPGHRLLDVGCGVGGPMRAIAAHSGSNVVGITINEYQVNRARAHNRKAGLDSRCEVVCGNFLSMPFSDASFDGAYSIEATCHAPRLQDVYGEVFRVLKPGGLYVSYEWVTTSLYRADNPEHVEAIHGIERGDALPGLRRQDEIASIAKEVGFEVLKELDLALPPALPWWTRLKMGRIAYWRNSLVVRVLTMLRIAPKGVCEVHEMLYETAQHLTRGGETGIFTPMHMVLLRKPVESK